The following are from one region of the Methanospirillum hungatei genome:
- a CDS encoding MBL fold metallo-hydrolase — protein MVVKFIPGRGMYANAYVARGTILVDAGVTPMAIEAHRNTITHIILTHCHFDHIAYLPALQKMTGAKIYIHQADAEGLMNDNLSLSMHFGAHSPGIIPDMILEGGEVIEGYEIIHTPGHTPGSICLYDQDSAELISGDTVFSDGAFGRYDFPGGSRTRLSESIQKLTELKVNGLYPGHGIPVREHGDRFIKGAATLIQSGYG, from the coding sequence ATGGTAGTAAAATTCATCCCGGGAAGAGGGATGTATGCAAACGCCTATGTCGCACGGGGAACTATCCTCGTTGATGCCGGAGTAACTCCAATGGCAATTGAGGCGCATAGGAACACAATCACTCATATCATCCTTACCCATTGTCATTTTGATCACATTGCCTACCTGCCTGCACTTCAGAAGATGACCGGAGCAAAAATCTATATCCACCAGGCAGATGCAGAAGGGCTCATGAATGATAATTTAAGTCTCTCGATGCATTTTGGTGCACATTCACCAGGCATTATTCCAGATATGATACTTGAGGGAGGAGAAGTGATAGAAGGATATGAGATAATTCATACTCCCGGCCATACTCCTGGTAGTATCTGCCTGTATGACCAGGATTCAGCAGAACTCATCTCAGGTGATACGGTCTTTTCTGATGGTGCATTTGGGAGATATGATTTTCCTGGAGGAAGCAGGACCAGACTTTCTGAGTCTATACAAAAACTGACTGAACTCAAAGTGAATGGACTCTATCCAGGTCATGGCATTCCTGTACGTGAACACGGGGATCGATTCATTAAGGGTGCTGCAACCCTTATACAATCAGGATATGGATAA
- the thiC gene encoding phosphomethylpyrimidine synthase ThiC: MVNYRDYLPDTSLVKAIAEAESLDKDRIFRLIQSGRVVIPHNPRRPHPPCAIGEGCRVKVNVNVGTSQDLCDPTLEKEKAQAAILNGAHTLMDLSTGGDIPAIRRMILSNKVPVGTVPIYEAVRRAGSVRDVDADLIFQVIREHCRDGVDFLTLHCGVNRDVFRSLQEDPRRMGVVSRGGAFHIAMMAAREEENPLWSEFDYLCEILAEYSVVISLGDGMRPGCHEDASREAKTVEYLNLGRLARKSQSLGVPRMIEGPGHMPLEQIGYNVRMIKELTNHAPLYLLGPLVTDIASGYDHVVGAIGGAIACKHGANFLCMVSPSEHLALPRVHDIVEGTRASVLAAHIGDLLSGRTDAKDRELMMGKARQELDWEKQFNTSLFPEVARNIHDRDPKGETCSMCGDLCAVKMVRDLFKTPDISRNEKC; this comes from the coding sequence ATGGTAAATTACCGGGATTACCTTCCTGATACATCTCTTGTCAAAGCAATTGCAGAGGCCGAATCACTCGATAAAGATCGCATATTTCGGCTGATCCAGTCAGGGAGAGTGGTAATTCCACATAATCCAAGAAGACCCCATCCTCCCTGTGCAATTGGTGAAGGATGCAGGGTCAAAGTAAATGTCAATGTCGGCACATCACAGGATCTGTGCGATCCAACTCTCGAAAAGGAAAAAGCACAGGCGGCTATACTCAATGGTGCTCACACCCTGATGGATCTCTCCACCGGTGGTGATATACCGGCAATTCGCCGCATGATTTTATCAAACAAAGTTCCTGTTGGTACAGTCCCCATATACGAAGCCGTCCGGCGGGCAGGATCAGTCAGGGATGTGGATGCCGATCTCATTTTTCAGGTTATCAGAGAGCATTGCAGGGATGGTGTAGATTTCCTCACCCTACATTGTGGCGTAAATCGGGATGTGTTCCGTTCTCTTCAGGAGGATCCACGGCGCATGGGAGTGGTATCACGGGGTGGAGCATTTCATATAGCCATGATGGCCGCCCGTGAAGAAGAAAATCCACTCTGGTCTGAATTTGATTACCTGTGTGAAATTCTTGCAGAATATTCTGTCGTTATTAGTCTGGGTGATGGCATGCGGCCGGGTTGTCATGAAGATGCTTCCAGGGAAGCAAAGACAGTTGAGTACCTGAATCTTGGCCGACTTGCACGAAAATCTCAAAGCCTTGGGGTGCCCCGGATGATAGAAGGTCCGGGACATATGCCTCTTGAACAGATTGGGTATAATGTCCGGATGATAAAAGAACTGACAAATCATGCCCCACTTTATCTTCTCGGTCCGCTGGTCACTGACATAGCATCTGGATATGATCATGTTGTTGGGGCTATCGGTGGGGCTATTGCATGTAAACATGGGGCCAATTTCCTTTGCATGGTATCACCCAGTGAGCATCTTGCACTTCCCCGTGTACATGATATTGTTGAAGGCACACGGGCATCAGTCCTGGCTGCACATATTGGAGATTTGTTATCCGGCCGAACAGATGCAAAAGATCGTGAACTCATGATGGGAAAGGCACGACAGGAGTTAGACTGGGAAAAACAGTTCAATACTTCATTGTTTCCGGAAGTAGCCCGTAATATCCATGACCGTGATCCGAAAGGAGAGACCTGCTCTATGTGTGGAGATCTCTGTGCAGTGAAAATGGTCCGGGATCTATTTAAGACTCCTGACATTTCACGAAATGAGAAATGCTGA
- a CDS encoding RNA recognition motif domain-containing protein → MKDLFSQYGEVVSVKIIEQKGFGFVEMATSEEAQAAMDALNQTVFEGRTMRIDEARPMQPRREYDRGSGGGYNRGGGYGQGRRY, encoded by the coding sequence TTGAAAGATTTATTCTCTCAGTATGGTGAAGTTGTCAGCGTAAAAATTATTGAGCAGAAAGGGTTTGGATTTGTAGAGATGGCCACCAGCGAAGAAGCCCAGGCAGCAATGGATGCACTGAATCAAACCGTATTTGAAGGAAGAACAATGCGGATTGATGAGGCAAGACCCATGCAGCCAAGACGGGAGTATGACCGCGGATCAGGCGGCGGTTATAACCGTGGTGGGGGATACGGCCAAGGCCGCAGATACTAA
- a CDS encoding NosD domain-containing protein, which produces MIRKTFFTLCFALLFIIQPCFGIPIQFPPNDGPYTGDYVLISEPGRYTLEHNITHTYPVGVIITSSSVILDGQGFQIKPASTGGPSVGIWVSLLDAKGEPVTGVRIQNITILDEVSGIYLEGTDSSEFPWGSDRTSDEKMKNAQEFGRDIKTSGVTITGSRIGMVSKDLAALSIWQSEIRNNEIGLQIIGGIPDIRNVIISDNSGIGLHLQKTSGGDITGCRIEGNHAPGILLDQTTGVHIWNNILDNLVNIKNNESEGTTLFHPLLNQTNIIKGDLTGGNLWAMGGIPVYVSHKITDVDHNGIGDIPYTEAGLIDQYTLVPSGTGYSPPETDAEPVEQVPVTHTPVPVSTPLSIITGIHAIIIGDTIPSEMQTKTSYPVTITIFNDGSDDWLDMHAVGIKATDQAATSGPEWLVVPSIVKSKQSYTFNFELMSPSTPGTYELSYQAARGGQGVSVTFGRPYKKVITVK; this is translated from the coding sequence ATGATCCGGAAAACATTTTTTACCCTGTGCTTTGCTTTACTGTTCATTATTCAACCTTGCTTTGGAATACCAATTCAGTTTCCCCCGAATGATGGTCCATACACCGGTGATTATGTTCTCATCTCAGAACCGGGCAGGTATACGCTTGAGCACAATATCACTCACACATACCCGGTCGGTGTTATCATTACTTCATCATCTGTCATCCTTGACGGACAGGGATTTCAGATAAAACCCGCATCAACAGGGGGACCTTCTGTTGGGATTTGGGTCTCCCTCCTTGATGCAAAAGGAGAACCTGTGACTGGTGTAAGGATTCAGAATATTACCATTTTAGATGAAGTATCAGGGATTTATCTTGAGGGAACTGACTCATCAGAATTTCCCTGGGGGAGTGACAGAACATCTGATGAGAAGATGAAAAATGCACAGGAATTTGGACGTGACATTAAAACCAGTGGAGTTACAATTACCGGTTCAAGGATAGGAATGGTGTCAAAAGATCTGGCAGCATTATCGATCTGGCAATCAGAAATCAGAAATAATGAAATCGGTCTGCAGATTATTGGGGGAATTCCAGACATCAGGAATGTAATTATTTCGGATAATTCCGGTATCGGACTGCATCTTCAGAAAACATCCGGTGGGGATATTACCGGATGCAGAATTGAGGGTAACCATGCTCCAGGAATCCTTCTTGATCAAACGACCGGAGTTCATATCTGGAACAACATCCTGGATAATCTGGTAAATATTAAAAATAATGAAAGTGAAGGAACAACACTTTTCCATCCCCTTTTAAATCAGACGAACATTATTAAGGGAGACCTTACCGGGGGTAACCTCTGGGCGATGGGGGGAATACCAGTATACGTTTCGCATAAAATTACTGATGTTGATCACAATGGTATCGGAGATATCCCTTACACTGAAGCAGGACTTATCGATCAATATACACTCGTTCCTTCAGGGACCGGGTATTCACCACCTGAGACTGATGCCGAACCTGTAGAACAAGTACCTGTAACTCACACGCCTGTCCCGGTCTCAACACCATTGTCAATTATAACTGGAATTCATGCCATTATTATCGGAGATACCATACCCTCTGAAATGCAGACCAAAACTTCCTATCCGGTTACAATCACTATTTTCAATGACGGCTCTGATGACTGGCTGGACATGCATGCAGTAGGAATTAAAGCAACGGATCAGGCTGCAACAAGTGGACCTGAATGGTTGGTTGTCCCTTCAATTGTCAAATCCAAGCAATCGTACACATTCAATTTTGAACTAATGTCTCCATCAACTCCGGGAACCTACGAACTTTCATATCAGGCGGCACGGGGAGGACAGGGTGTCTCGGTTACCTTTGGGAGACCGTATAAAAAAGTTATAACTGTGAAATAA
- the radB gene encoding DNA repair and recombination protein RadB, with protein MKLTGLYSGNEALDDLIGTGYPRKMITQIYGEPGTGKSTLCLLAAVSALKKDETVVYFDTESFSVERFSQIAGDDAEKLAERLYLYEPSDFDQQALMIHESENVIRDNKAGLIILDSATGLYRTELEHVQEALQRFNRQMTVLLGYAKRYDIPVLISNQVYMDISRGEFAPLGGTSLYHLCKVILRIERRDNARRIRVVKHHARPEGAYIDVVLVHEGIRILDPSLD; from the coding sequence GTGAAACTGACCGGGTTATACTCAGGGAATGAGGCTCTTGATGATCTGATTGGGACTGGTTATCCAAGGAAGATGATCACCCAGATTTATGGAGAACCTGGAACCGGAAAATCCACATTGTGCCTTCTTGCTGCAGTTTCTGCCTTGAAAAAAGATGAAACGGTTGTATATTTTGATACGGAAAGTTTCTCTGTAGAACGGTTCAGCCAGATTGCCGGTGATGATGCAGAAAAACTTGCAGAACGGCTGTATCTGTATGAACCTTCTGATTTTGATCAGCAGGCCTTGATGATCCATGAATCAGAGAATGTAATCAGGGACAATAAAGCCGGCCTTATTATTCTGGATTCTGCAACCGGATTGTATCGAACCGAACTCGAACATGTCCAGGAAGCTCTTCAGCGGTTTAACCGGCAGATGACCGTACTCCTTGGGTATGCAAAGCGGTATGATATCCCGGTTCTTATCTCAAACCAGGTATATATGGACATTAGCCGGGGAGAATTTGCTCCACTCGGGGGAACCAGCCTTTATCATCTTTGTAAAGTTATTCTTCGGATTGAACGCCGGGACAACGCCCGTCGAATCCGGGTTGTAAAACATCATGCAAGGCCTGAAGGAGCGTACATCGATGTTGTCCTTGTTCATGAAGGAATCAGAATACTCGATCCGTCCCTGGATTAA